Genomic DNA from Oncorhynchus tshawytscha isolate Ot180627B linkage group LG04, Otsh_v2.0, whole genome shotgun sequence:
CCTCTGCTCCCTGGGGTGAAGTGGGATCCTGTGAGAAAACATGTAAATTCTATGGCATGGGAAGTATCTgcacaaaaaaaactaaaacaaattcTGCAAAAAGCACTTTCAACATGATTGTATAGGAAACAAACATGAGTGAATGATCATAAGGAAGCTTTCAGAAAAAATGTATCTCCTGACAGTATAACTGGATTGGCAGCTTTTGCCTGGACAGAGATGGGGAAGTCTAGACTAGTGTAGAACACTCTCCCTGAAACCTCTCTTTCCCctagccagccagtcaggcaTCATATTGGAAAGTATAACAGCCTTCACACGAGAAGTCCATTACATTTTGGCACAGGCATCAGGGAGATTTTAAGAGGTAATTTCTTCTTATGAAAGAAATTCAGGTCACTGACATGCTGAGGCACAAAATAACATATTATTTTATCTGACATCTCCCTCCCATAGGCATTCTCTGGACTTAATCAGGGCACATCATCAGCATTCTAttcattacaccactacaacactttATGAGTCCTAAAATGATTTTCTATTTATACACAACTCCATCAGAATAATGTATATGTAAACCCAGCTGGAAGGAAGTATAGTATAACATAGTTTGTGGGTGTCAAGTGATTACTTCTGTacacctgcacattgaataaggtgctggcactgacctgtatatacttaCATTCTCATGCTTCTTTAACTCACATTGTAGTTGTTGtgcattttaaaaaaaatatatatatatttctgtaattatctatattattatcaTCACCACTGCTTTGTTGGGAAATAGCTTTCAAGGTAAGAATTTCCCTGTACTGTTTCATACTTCTTGTTTCCTGTGCACATGGAAAATAAACTTTGAAACCTTGACCCTTATTTGAATCATGCTGATACACATTCTGTGAGATATCCTACAGTACAACTTGAGGACAGATCGACTAAATATTTTCACCTGCTATCTTTAGAGGAATAAATTACATGATCATAATCTTCATTTTatctttaaatgtattatttcgcTGGTGATTAACAGCTACAAACTCAGATACAAACACTGATTAAGTCAGGCCCTTCACTCACCAGTTCAGTGGGGCTGTCTACTGTGGATGTGTACTTGTGTAGCGGTGTGGAACTGATTGGTGGGTGGGTGGCAGAGGCATAGGATGGTGGTGGTGTCTGTCTAACTGGGCTCTCTGCAGATGAATTACAGTACAACATTAAAACACTCAGTGAAGAGGCTTTCAAAATGATCAAATTTATACCGGTAGTACTGTACATGGGCATGCCAGAATGACGACTGTTATAATTAAATAAACAACAAAAGGTGCTTTAGTTTAGATGGATTCTCGCCTGGCTCCATCCCCTTGTCCTGTCCTCTGCCAGAGGGGTTAAATGAGTTGAGCCTACCCGGAGGAGATGCTTTGGGGCTGGGCTGGTTCTGTGGGCGAGTGGGCGGCCTGAGGCCCGGTGGGAGGGGGATCCCACTGGGAATACTCTGCGGAGAACACATCAGAACAGGGTAGTCAAGGTAACagatctctctctgtgctttccaTTACAGCAGTGAACTATCCAGAGAGGCTGGGCTAATAATTGCTATTCCTTTTATgacacctctctccctcatcgTTAAAATCCAAGGGAATTCAACAAGCCTGTCTGTCCTCTACATCTAGAAGTGTTAAGCAGGTGCAACTTTAGTACATTGTGATACAGCAACTTCTTCCCTGACACATCACTTTTCCCCCACTAAGTCccgggggggggggtgtacagTGGAGATAAAGCTCTGTTCAGCATTCCTCTAAAATTGAAAATTGAGAGATTAAATAGCCCAGATTTTATAAAATGTAAATGAAGCTGCTCCTAAATGTAGTGGCACATTTAGTTCACCTCTATAACAGACATTGTCTTTGTAAAATAATAGAAACAAAAAATCTTACTTTATTATTTCTCCTGCCTTTGGACTTCTTGATATCCACTGGGTCTAGCAGTGTCATGGGGACAAGTCCTTTCTAAAGGAAGAATGAAATTCAAAATGAAAGATGAGTGGTAGTCAAATATCAAAAGGCATAAATACACAATCATACAGAAAGAAGACAGGCCACAATAAAAGGAGTAGATGCACTGGCGTAGTGGAAACCCCCGCAGTCCCCATTGTCCAATTTATTTGTTAATTTTTtataaatctttttttttcatttccaCACGTAGCAAGCGAAGTGTTTGTGTTGTCCAGTCTAGATGGTAGTAGGTGAGGCAGACAGACAATATAGTTGTCATGCATTTAATTAGCCCATTTCTCGGCCGCCTCGGCCTTCTCACCTGATTggctaaattaaattaaatagttAAATGAATCAGGTTGAACTCGGGTGGAGTGAGTGCGTTGTTCAAGATGGATAAACAAAAGGCAAGAAAGACCAGGCGTGCACAAAAACGCTGTAAAAAAATCAATCTTGTGCCAAGTTACAAAGCTACCACCTCGTCCTCGAATTACGAAACGCCATCGCAGAAGGAAGCTAGTAGACCTAGTTATGCAGCAGCTAGCACTAGCAGCCTCCCATTCCCGACAGAGCCCCTGCTGCCCTTGCCCGGCAATGAGTGGCCttgctcctcctcttcttcctcccctcaAGAATAGTGACAGTTCCTCTAGTGATagtccctccttctcctcctcctctcccagaaaACCAAGCTGATGACTGCCAGAGACCCAGCGGCGCTCATGACAGCAACCTCCATTCTGTGAACACTGGTAAGCCTACGAGTGATGGAACGGATAGCCCCGACAGCATGGAGTCCAAGTTCCAATGTGTAATATAAATAGTCTATCAGTTAAATACTGTATACAGCTATAAATAGCCTACTAGCCTATCAGTTGCCAGACAGCTCTTGTGAGCAGCACAGCCTCATCTGGAATGTGGAAGTATTGCATTGTTCTTATGCGCTTTGTAATTCAAGCATCATTGTTAGCTTCTACTATGGAGTAGCGACCACTAGTTACAAGGGTCTTTCACCTGTCCATCGTGTATGACCGTGGCCAGTCCATCTCTTTCCATATCACTGAAGACAAACACCATGGCTCCCCCTGGCACCGTCAGCTGACCAGGGCCCCCGGATATGTAGGGGGTACGCAGACACATGTAGCGAGAATCCCTACGGGGAGGCAAATACACCATTAGAAGTAAAGGGTAAACATGCACACTACCATGCTTTTCTCACTTGTAGTGCAGAGAGTGAAAACCCCCAAatgttattttacctttatttaattaggcaagtcagttaagaacaaattcttattttcaatgacgtgggttaactgcctgttcaggggcagaatgacagatttgtaccttttcagctcagggatttgaacttgtaaccttttggttactagtccaatgctctaaccacttcaGCCCCAAAAATAAACTCACCCAATTTTACTTTTGGACACCATGTCACTCAATCCACCATATTAACACCATATTATATTCTTTGGATTCAAATATCAGCTCTGAGCTTTTCCTATGATGTCCCTGCTCATTTTTCTGCTCCAATGACATTCATTTTGGGAACATAATTAAATATCAATGTGAATAATGTAACTTACTCCACTCTATCCACCTTGGGCTCGTAGTATCCAGGTTTCTGTTCAGAGGACAGAGTCACAGTCAGAGGGAGAAGCAGAAGGCATTGGCtttgggttgtgtcccaaatggtaccctattccctttatagtgcactacttgggtGTGGGGTGGGgccagaaaataataataatgtgtacATTGCAAATTGACCATAACTAATCccaaaaagagattgtatttgaaaataacaataatttcataccttAATCACAttgagacatacagtatgtcttAATTTCTACCTTAATCACAttgagacatacagtatgtctattttttttgggggaatacttgggaacagatgtcCTAAAATAAAGTCAATTTCTGCTGAGCTTCTTGTAATTTTACCCAAAACGGTATTTTTTCAAATATTTGAagggattaaaaaaaaaacgcctgttgccgacccctgaaagagtgtgccatttgggatgcacacaaggTTCTGTGTAATTCCAATGCTGTTCTAACAGCATTATTCAGCCTTACCTGAACCCTGAGAGGTTCAAATCCACCAAAGTCATCATTGGGAATCATAGAGGAAATGACCTGAAAGCACAGAAAAGGCCAATCTGTGATTAAATCTGATTCAatttgcatgcacacacacacagagacagagagtggtgtGGATTTACTGTACCTTTGGTTTGCCCaggaagtctctctctcccagctgtTCTACGTCCTGTTTCCTGGGGCGGAACACCTGCCCCTCTGGCACCAGGAGGACAGGCAGCACCTCTCCCCTCTGGGGatggacacacacgcacgcacgcatgcacacaaagaaagaaagaaagaaagaagaaagaaagaaagaaagaaagagagagagagaaagagagagagagagagagagagagagagagagagaaagagagagaaagagagagagagagagagagagagagagagagaaagagagagagagagagagagagagagagagagaaactcagcACAAAGAGAAATGTAGCCATGTAGAACAGGACACCACACACTATCATGCCAATGTCAAAAGACTATGTGGGGATATAGCCAGGACTTTTCCCTGGCCATGTGACTTGATCAGTGAGAAACAACCTCTGGTTCTTTGTGGGGAGATTTCCGATGTCTTCAGTGAATGTTTCTGATTGTGTACTTACAGAGATCATGTCTAAAGCCACCTCCATGTTCCCTCCTCGCccccctcttcctttctcctggGAGGCTGAGATCAGAATGTCCCGTGCTTTGTCCAACTGGTCCAGTCTAGAGTGGACAGCTGCTGCGTTATACAAGACCTGGACAACCATAGAGAGACTGTCACAACTGACAccttattccttatatagtgcactcgATTCCCTATCTTGTGCACtatttttaaccagagccctatgtgcactggtcaaaagtaatgcagtaTAGGAATAGTGGGCCATaataacaaaatcaaatcaaactttatttgtcacaacacaacaagcccttaagtaagcatttcatggtaaggttgtattcgggcacatgtgacaaataaagtttgatttgatcttgTTGTACACTCTCCATCTGCTCACACAGACAAGTAATACTCAACAACAGCCCATGAGAGAGCTAAATTATGCTGCAATTGACAACTTTGGTGATGCCTCATctcttaacaaaaatatatagaTTTGTCTGGGTGCTACAGACAATACGTAATTCAACTTGAATCAAAAAAGGTCTCACAAATGTGGTTAATAaaccaaaaacaataaacacattTGTTCTAGCGGATAGATTTGGGGAAATAAATTCCTATGCAATTCCTATGTCAAGAATGCCTtcgcctgacagacagacacatagtcaGTAGCTCAGATTGAGACAAACACAGCCACAGGTGAACATGGGGTAGGAATGTGTAATATGTCTTATCTTCATTATGAGAGGTATTTAATATTGTGTAACCTCAGaaactccccccccccccttccttcaATGAGGCTTTGTCAAAGATCCCTACCAGGTGGTGTATCTGGCTTCTGAACTGCACAATGAAAGTGTTGACCTTTTGGAACTGGGGATATTCTCATATTTCTCAGTGtacaccccaaatggcaccctatttcctatatagtgcacttattttgacaagagccctattATAACAAGTCACAATGACCAACATTTGTGCCCTttaaagagaatagggtggcatttgggatgcaaacttaATTCAAATATCTGACACCATTATATCTGACACTATATACATTTGGATTGTCATAGATCCATTTAGAATATTGTTTAATCATACTCCACTACTGGTACCTGGTGCACGCATATAAGGTAAAAACTACACCTGCACGGAGATCCTATTATATTAGAGTTCTAATACAGAATGTAATTATATGTACACCTATAAGACTGTGGTGGAAGTCTACACCTATAAATTACAAGTCCACCTATAGGATCACGGTGTTAGTATGATACAAGTCCACCTATAGGATCACGGTGTTAGTATGATACAAGTCCACCTATAGGATCACGGTGTTAGTATGATACAAGTCCACCTATTGGATCACGGTGTTAGTATGATACAAGTCCACCTATAGGATCACGGTGTTAGTATGATACAAGTCCACCTATAGGATCACGGTGTTAGTATGATACAAGTCCACCTATAGGATCACGGTGTTAGTATGATACAAGTCCACCTATTGGATCACGGTGTTAGTATGATACAAGTCCACCTATAGGATCACGTTGTTAGTATGATACAAGTCCACCTATAGGATCACGGTGTTAGTATGATACAAGTCCACCTATAGGATCAAGGTGTTAGTATGATACAAGTCCACCTATAGGCTCAAGGTGTTAGTATGATACAAGTCCACCTATAGGATCACAGTGTTAGTATGATACAAGTCCACCTATAGGATCAAGGTGTTAGTATGATACAAGTCCACCTATAGGATCATGGTGTTATTATGATACAAGTCCACCTATAGGATCACAGTGTTATTAGTATGATACAAGTCCACCTATAGGATCACGGTGTTAGTATGATACAAGTCCACCTATCGGATCACGGTGTTAGTATGATGCAAGTCCACCTATAGGATCACGGTGTTAGTATGATACAAGTGTACGCTTTTAAGAGCATGGTGTAAGTCTGTTGTACCTGCCAACTGTAGAGCTTGTAGCGTAGACCCAGCTGTTTGTAATCAATGACCATGTTCCCTCTCATGTGTTTCTGAGCCGAGGTACAGTCATTCAGAGCCTCCTCCAGCCtgcacacatacccacacacacacacacgcatgcacgcaccacacacatacccacacacagcAGCAAGGAGATGTCAGATATAATGGCTATCAGCTAAATGTCTCTTGTAATCCAAAGAATGAATAAACAGTAATTTGCCTTCATAGGTTAACCAATGTCTAAAAACTGTACAGACTCAACCTGTTGTTTACTTTAATAAAAGACAGAAC
This window encodes:
- the noxa1 gene encoding NADPH oxidase activator 1 isoform X2 yields the protein MLYTEFLRLWDEAVKAVDARDWQGALSKLNQITEPTSRTLFLTASAHLALGQLEPAIQALDQTIAKDERLAVGFFQRAGAFMMASRLEEALNDCTSAQKHMRGNMVIDYKQLGLRYKLYSWQVLYNAAAVHSRLDQLDKARDILISASQEKGRGGRGGNMEVALDMISRGEVLPVLLVPEGQVFRPRKQDVEQLGERDFLGKPKVISSMIPNDDFGGFEPLRVQKPGYYEPKVDRVEDSRYMCLRTPYISGGPGQLTVPGGAMVFVFSDMERDGLATVIHDGQKGLVPMTLLDPVDIKKSKGRRNNKSIPSGIPLPPGLRPPTRPQNQPSPKASPPESPVRQTPPPSYASATHPPISSTPLHKYTSTVDSPTELDPTSPQGAEAGSVVVKVHYRYTVALSVPLGTPYDDLQERIAHKLGQPASHLRLRHRQHGSQVLKPLDGEEGLRALLEVAEAGRTTLWCQTEDRLDNRTILYQMVALYDYAAEGPEDLEFSEGDSIDILSEVNEEWLEGHCAGYIGIFPSCFAYREEETPTTRGATFTGDGGGHVPPTF
- the noxa1 gene encoding NADPH oxidase activator 1 isoform X1, coding for MLYTEFLRLWDEAVKAVDARDWQGALSKLNQITEPTSRTLFLTASAHLALGQLEPAIQALDQTIAKDERLAVGFFQRAGAFMMASRLEEALNDCTSAQKHMRGNMVIDYKQLGLRYKLYSWQVLYNAAAVHSRLDQLDKARDILISASQEKGRGGRGGNMEVALDMISRGEVLPVLLVPEGQVFRPRKQDVEQLGERDFLGKPKVISSMIPNDDFGGFEPLRVQKPGYYEPKVDRVEDSRYMCLRTPYISGGPGQLTVPGGAMVFVFSDMERDGLATVIHDGQKGLVPMTLLDPVDIKKSKGRRNNKSIPSGIPLPPGLRPPTRPQNQPSPKASPPGRLNSFNPSGRGQDKGMEPESPVRQTPPPSYASATHPPISSTPLHKYTSTVDSPTELDPTSPQGAEAGSVVVKVHYRYTVALSVPLGTPYDDLQERIAHKLGQPASHLRLRHRQHGSQVLKPLDGEEGLRALLEVAEAGRTTLWCQTEDRLDNRTILYQMVALYDYAAEGPEDLEFSEGDSIDILSEVNEEWLEGHCAGYIGIFPSCFAYREEETPTTRGATFTGDGGGHVPPTF